One genomic segment of Mycolicibacterium gilvum includes these proteins:
- the tsaE gene encoding tRNA (adenosine(37)-N6)-threonylcarbamoyltransferase complex ATPase subunit type 1 TsaE, which yields MTDRAGSAELLTAEDTVALGATLGRELRAGDVVVLSGPLGAGKTVLAKGIAEAMEVEGPVVSPTFVLARVHRARREGAPAMVHVDLYRLLDQSSVDLLAELDSLDLDTDLDDAVVVVEWGEGVAERLSDSHLDIRLERSSDTDARTAIWTWSRP from the coding sequence ATGACTGACCGCGCGGGCAGTGCCGAGCTGCTGACGGCCGAGGACACCGTCGCGTTGGGTGCGACGCTGGGCCGCGAGCTGCGGGCCGGCGACGTGGTCGTGTTGTCGGGTCCGCTGGGTGCCGGTAAGACTGTGCTGGCCAAGGGGATCGCCGAGGCGATGGAAGTCGAGGGCCCGGTCGTCTCGCCGACGTTCGTGCTGGCCCGTGTGCACCGTGCCCGTCGCGAGGGCGCGCCGGCGATGGTGCACGTCGACCTGTACCGGCTCCTGGATCAAAGCTCGGTCGACCTGCTCGCGGAATTGGATTCACTGGATCTGGACACCGATCTCGATGACGCCGTCGTCGTCGTCGAATGGGGTGAGGGAGTGGCGGAACGGTTGTCGGACAGCCATCTCGACATCCGGCTGGAGCGTTCGTCGGACACCGACGCACGCACCGCGATCTGGACATGGAGTCGGCCGTGA
- the tsaB gene encoding tRNA (adenosine(37)-N6)-threonylcarbamoyltransferase complex dimerization subunit type 1 TsaB, whose protein sequence is MSRLVLAVDTATPAVTAGIVRVDGDAIEVLAEQVTVDARAHAEQLTPNIVAALGDAGTDASRLDAVVVGCGPGPFTGLRVGMATAAAFGHALGVPVHGVCSLDAIAAGTTGDVLVVTDARRREVYWARYRDGRRVDGPAVNSAVDVPAGAAAVAGSPEHTALFELPRLAPVYPSAAGLVAAVRDWDADPAPLVPLYLRRPDAKPSQAVKR, encoded by the coding sequence GTGAGCCGGCTGGTATTGGCGGTCGACACCGCAACGCCCGCCGTCACCGCCGGCATCGTGCGTGTCGACGGGGATGCGATCGAGGTGCTCGCCGAGCAGGTCACCGTCGACGCCCGGGCGCACGCCGAGCAACTGACCCCGAACATCGTTGCCGCACTGGGTGATGCAGGTACCGATGCGAGCCGGCTGGACGCGGTGGTCGTCGGTTGCGGGCCCGGCCCGTTCACGGGGCTGCGGGTCGGGATGGCCACCGCGGCGGCGTTCGGGCACGCGCTCGGTGTTCCCGTGCACGGCGTCTGCAGTCTCGACGCCATCGCGGCGGGAACCACCGGTGATGTGCTGGTGGTGACCGATGCGCGTCGTCGGGAGGTGTACTGGGCGCGCTACCGCGACGGACGCCGCGTCGACGGGCCGGCCGTGAATTCCGCCGTCGACGTTCCGGCTGGCGCCGCAGCGGTGGCGGGTTCGCCGGAGCACACGGCGCTGTTCGAGCTTCCGCGGCTCGCTCCGGTCTATCCCAGTGCCGCGGGACTCGTTGCCGCGGTGCGGGACTGGGATGCCGATCCCGCGCCGCTGGTGCCGTTGTACCTGCGCCGGCCCGACGCGAAGCCGTCGCAGGCGGTGAAGCGGTGA
- the rimI gene encoding ribosomal protein S18-alanine N-acetyltransferase, giving the protein MSAEYGPLQTTDALRCAELEAQLFDGDDPWPERAFLAELAAKHNHYVGARVDDKLVGYAGIARLGRFKPFEYEIHTIGVDPAYQGQGIGRQMLHRLFDFADGAPIFLEVRTDNAAAIALYESEGFVKMGVRKRYYRVSGADAYTMKREKRERQ; this is encoded by the coding sequence GTGAGTGCCGAGTACGGCCCGCTGCAGACCACGGACGCGCTGCGGTGCGCCGAATTGGAGGCACAGCTGTTCGACGGCGACGACCCCTGGCCGGAGCGGGCCTTCCTGGCAGAGCTGGCGGCCAAACACAATCACTACGTCGGTGCGCGGGTCGACGACAAGCTGGTCGGCTATGCCGGGATCGCGCGGCTGGGCCGCTTCAAGCCGTTCGAGTACGAGATCCACACCATCGGTGTCGATCCCGCGTATCAGGGGCAGGGGATCGGCAGGCAGATGTTGCACCGGCTGTTCGACTTCGCCGACGGAGCACCGATCTTCCTCGAGGTGCGCACCGACAATGCGGCGGCGATCGCGCTGTACGAAAGTGAGGGCTTCGTGAAGATGGGTGTGCGCAAGCGCTATTACCGGGTCAGCGGCGCTGACGCGTACACCATGAAACGTGAGAAGCGGGAGCGTCAATGA
- the tsaD gene encoding tRNA (adenosine(37)-N6)-threonylcarbamoyltransferase complex transferase subunit TsaD, with the protein MIILAIESSCDETGVGIAELGDDGSVTLLADEVASSVDEHARFGGVVPEIASRAHLEALGPTMRRALATAGVDKPDVVAATIGPGLAGALLVGVAAAKAYAAAWQVPFYAVNHLGGHLAADVFDHGPLPESIGLLVSGGHTHLLHVRSLGEPIIELGSTVDDAAGEAYDKIARLLGLGYPGGRVLDELAREGDPKAITFPRGMTGPRDEPYAFSFSGLKTAVARYVESHPEASQADVAAGFQEAVADVLTAKAVRAAGDLGVSTLLIAGGVAANSRLRELAAQRCEAAGMTLRIPRPRLCTDNGAMIASFAAHLIAAGAAPSPLDAASDPGLPVVQGQVA; encoded by the coding sequence ATGATCATCCTGGCCATCGAGAGTTCCTGCGACGAGACAGGTGTCGGTATCGCCGAGCTCGGCGACGACGGATCGGTGACGTTGCTGGCCGACGAGGTCGCCTCCAGCGTCGACGAGCACGCCCGGTTCGGTGGAGTCGTGCCCGAGATCGCGTCCCGCGCACACCTGGAGGCGCTGGGGCCCACGATGCGCAGGGCGCTGGCGACCGCCGGCGTCGACAAGCCCGACGTCGTCGCCGCGACGATCGGGCCGGGGCTGGCGGGTGCGTTGCTGGTCGGCGTCGCCGCCGCCAAGGCGTATGCGGCGGCGTGGCAGGTGCCGTTCTATGCGGTCAACCACCTCGGCGGGCATCTGGCCGCCGACGTCTTCGATCACGGTCCGCTGCCGGAGAGCATCGGTCTGCTGGTGTCCGGAGGTCATACCCATCTGCTGCATGTGCGGTCGCTGGGTGAACCGATCATCGAGCTCGGCTCGACTGTCGACGACGCCGCCGGTGAGGCGTACGACAAGATCGCTCGTCTGCTCGGCCTGGGGTATCCGGGCGGTCGGGTGCTCGATGAGCTTGCGCGCGAAGGTGATCCGAAGGCGATCACGTTCCCCCGTGGAATGACGGGCCCGCGTGACGAACCGTATGCGTTCAGCTTCTCGGGGCTCAAGACGGCTGTCGCGCGGTACGTCGAGAGCCACCCCGAGGCATCGCAGGCGGATGTGGCCGCGGGGTTCCAGGAGGCGGTGGCGGATGTGCTGACCGCGAAGGCGGTGCGCGCGGCCGGAGATCTCGGGGTGTCGACGTTGTTGATCGCCGGGGGAGTGGCGGCCAATTCGCGGTTGAGGGAACTGGCGGCGCAGCGATGTGAGGCGGCCGGGATGACGCTGAGAATTCCGCGGCCGCGACTGTGCACAGACAACGGCGCCATGATCGCGTCGTTCGCCGCACATCTGATCGCCGCGGGTGCGGCACCGTCGCCGCTGGACGCGGCCAGTGATCCGGGTCTGCCCGTGGTGCAGGGACAGGTCGCGTGA
- a CDS encoding nuclear transport factor 2 family protein has protein sequence MSTADKLAVTELLYRYAELIDAGDFDGVGSLLGRGDFMGVAGAEAISTLFAATTRRFPDHGNTPRTRHLVLNPIVDVDGEVASARSTFCVVQRTDTVALQPIVVGRYRDTFARDTDGWHFTSRTVDVEMIGDVSDHLMMDPSRLG, from the coding sequence GTGAGTACCGCCGACAAGCTCGCGGTCACCGAACTGCTCTACAGGTACGCGGAATTGATCGACGCCGGGGACTTCGACGGTGTGGGGTCGCTGTTGGGCCGCGGCGATTTCATGGGCGTCGCAGGCGCCGAGGCGATTTCGACGTTGTTCGCCGCGACGACCCGCCGGTTCCCCGACCACGGCAACACACCTCGCACCCGACATCTGGTGCTGAACCCGATCGTCGACGTCGATGGGGAGGTCGCCTCGGCGCGGTCGACCTTCTGCGTGGTGCAACGCACGGACACCGTTGCGCTGCAGCCGATCGTGGTGGGTCGCTACCGCGACACGTTCGCGCGGGACACCGACGGCTGGCATTTCACCTCGCGCACCGTCGACGTGGAGATGATCGGTGATGTATCCGACCATCTGATGATGGACCCCAGCCGTCTGGGTTAA
- a CDS encoding HNH endonuclease signature motif containing protein, which yields MFDGSLPDPGRLARLSDGELIDAVTGWARASAAAEARKVAAIAELHQRLCTDAAATHAFWVCDDCDALAAQLSCALTINHGRALSQIELATAMRHRFPKVGAKFLAGDIPISTVTSILARTELVTDERALAQLDSKLSERAVAWGSLTKYSLEKALDVWVDRFDPDAVKRTRSSSRGCYFTVGSGSDNADGTTTVHGRVSNADAAIMEQRIASMARNVCEDDPRTLDQRRSAAIGAIHAGSMFLACACDNPDCTAKVDDGRGSTFVINVIADRESLDAPQDPLLHGDDVKDGETAEGRGPAKHTKTTEHTETTTEPRRKAALIPAARNAILPPAMLAELIAQGATIRFVGDPTGAEDHYRPSTALQRFIRSRDITCRFPGCDRPAAHADIDHTTAWPCGVTHSANCKCYCRLHHLIKTFWPGFSDAQHPDGTVVVTTPTGHAYSTKPLSGLIFPGWDTAAESPPPPAQATQPSVGRHLKLPTRRRSRAQNRAARIKAERMRNAALRASQVRPVASRQTYRAENSHDEYTFRPAGHEPDYGNDPPPF from the coding sequence ATGTTCGATGGATCGCTTCCGGACCCCGGCCGCCTCGCCAGGCTGTCTGACGGCGAGCTCATCGACGCGGTGACCGGCTGGGCGCGCGCCAGCGCCGCCGCCGAAGCTCGCAAGGTCGCCGCGATCGCCGAACTTCATCAGCGTCTGTGCACAGATGCGGCTGCCACCCATGCTTTCTGGGTCTGCGATGACTGCGACGCCCTCGCCGCGCAACTGTCGTGTGCCTTGACCATCAACCACGGCAGGGCGTTGTCGCAGATCGAGCTGGCCACAGCCATGCGACACCGATTCCCCAAAGTGGGGGCGAAGTTCCTGGCCGGCGACATCCCGATTTCGACGGTCACGTCGATCCTGGCCCGCACCGAACTCGTCACTGATGAACGAGCGCTGGCGCAACTCGACTCCAAGCTGTCCGAGCGCGCCGTGGCGTGGGGATCCTTGACCAAGTACTCGCTGGAGAAGGCGCTCGACGTGTGGGTCGACCGCTTCGACCCTGACGCGGTCAAGCGGACCCGCAGCAGCAGCCGGGGCTGCTACTTCACCGTCGGCTCGGGCTCTGACAACGCCGACGGCACCACCACGGTCCACGGCCGCGTCTCCAACGCGGACGCCGCGATCATGGAGCAACGGATCGCCTCGATGGCTCGCAATGTCTGCGAAGACGACCCGCGGACACTCGACCAGCGCCGCTCCGCTGCGATCGGCGCCATCCACGCCGGCTCCATGTTTCTCGCCTGCGCCTGCGACAACCCTGACTGCACAGCGAAGGTGGACGACGGACGTGGCTCCACCTTCGTCATCAATGTCATCGCCGACCGCGAATCCCTCGACGCGCCGCAGGACCCCCTCCTCCACGGCGACGATGTCAAGGACGGCGAGACCGCCGAGGGCCGCGGTCCCGCCAAGCACACCAAGACCACCGAGCACACCGAAACCACCACCGAACCTCGGCGCAAGGCGGCCCTGATTCCCGCCGCCAGGAATGCGATCCTGCCGCCCGCGATGCTCGCCGAGTTGATCGCGCAGGGTGCCACCATCCGGTTCGTCGGCGACCCCACCGGCGCCGAAGACCACTACCGGCCATCGACTGCGCTCCAGCGATTCATCCGTTCCCGCGACATCACGTGCCGCTTCCCCGGCTGCGACCGCCCCGCCGCTCACGCCGACATCGACCACACCACCGCGTGGCCGTGCGGCGTCACCCACTCCGCGAACTGCAAGTGCTACTGCCGTCTGCATCATTTGATCAAGACGTTTTGGCCCGGATTCTCCGACGCCCAACACCCTGACGGGACAGTGGTCGTCACCACCCCCACAGGACATGCCTACAGCACAAAGCCGTTGAGCGGACTCATATTTCCCGGGTGGGACACCGCCGCGGAATCTCCGCCACCGCCCGCGCAGGCGACGCAACCGTCAGTCGGACGGCACCTCAAGTTGCCGACCCGGCGGCGCTCCCGCGCACAGAATCGTGCCGCGCGGATCAAGGCCGAACGCATGCGCAACGCCGCTCTGCGCGCATCACAGGTCCGACCTGTCGCCAGCAGGCAGACCTATCGGGCCGAAAACTCTCATGACGAATACACGTTCCGGCCGGCCGGACACGAGCCCGACTACGGCAACGACCCACCGCCCTTTTAA
- the groES gene encoding co-chaperone GroES encodes MASVNIKPLEDKILVQANEAETTTASGLVIPDTAKEKPQEGTVVAVGPGRWDEDGEKRIPLDVSEGDVVIYSKYGGTEIKYNGEEYLILSARDVLAVVSK; translated from the coding sequence GTGGCGAGCGTGAACATCAAGCCACTCGAGGACAAGATCCTCGTTCAGGCCAACGAGGCCGAGACCACGACCGCTTCCGGTCTGGTCATCCCCGACACCGCCAAGGAGAAGCCGCAGGAAGGCACCGTCGTCGCAGTAGGCCCCGGCCGCTGGGATGAGGATGGCGAGAAGCGGATTCCTCTGGACGTGTCGGAGGGCGACGTGGTCATCTACAGCAAGTACGGCGGCACCGAGATCAAGTACAACGGCGAGGAGTACCTGATCCTGTCGGCTCGCGACGTGCTGGCTGTCGTCTCCAAGTAA
- the groL gene encoding chaperonin GroEL (60 kDa chaperone family; promotes refolding of misfolded polypeptides especially under stressful conditions; forms two stacked rings of heptamers to form a barrel-shaped 14mer; ends can be capped by GroES; misfolded proteins enter the barrel where they are refolded when GroES binds) has translation MSKQIEFNETARRAMEAGVDKLADAVKVTLGPRGRHVVLAKSWGGPTVTNDGVTIAREIDLEDPFENLGAQLVKSVATKTNDVAGDGTTTATVLAQALVKAGLRNVAAGANPIALGAGIAKAADAVSEALLASATPVKDAKSIGQVATVSSRDELVGELVGEAMTKVGTDGVVTVEESSTLNTELEVTEGVGFDKGFISAYFVTDFDSQEAVLEDALVLLHREKISSLPDLLPLLEKVAEAGKPLLIVAEDVEGEALSTLVVNAIRKTLKAVAVKAPFFGDRRKAFLDDLAVVTGGQVVNPDVGLVLREVGLEVLGTARRVVVDKDSTVIVDGGGTQDAIEGRKGQLRAEIEVSDSDWDREKLEERLAKLAGGVAVIKVGAATETDLKKRKEAVEDAVAAAKAAVEEGIVIGGGAALVHAGSALDSLRSELKGDELLGVEVFASALSSPLYWIATNAGLDGAVVVNKVSELPAGQGFNAATLEYGDLIADGVIDPVKVTRSAVVNAASVARMVLTTETAVVEKPAEAEDDGHGHGHGHHHH, from the coding sequence ATGAGTAAGCAGATCGAATTCAACGAAACCGCGCGCCGCGCCATGGAGGCCGGCGTGGACAAGCTCGCCGACGCGGTCAAGGTGACGCTGGGTCCCCGTGGCCGCCATGTGGTGCTCGCCAAGTCCTGGGGCGGGCCCACCGTCACCAACGACGGCGTGACCATCGCCCGAGAGATCGACCTCGAGGACCCCTTCGAGAACCTCGGCGCCCAGCTGGTGAAGTCGGTGGCCACCAAGACCAACGACGTCGCCGGTGACGGCACCACCACCGCCACGGTGCTGGCCCAGGCACTCGTCAAGGCCGGCCTGCGCAACGTCGCCGCGGGCGCCAACCCCATCGCGCTCGGCGCCGGCATCGCCAAGGCCGCGGACGCCGTCTCCGAGGCGCTGCTGGCCTCGGCCACGCCGGTCAAGGACGCGAAGTCCATCGGTCAGGTCGCGACCGTGTCGTCGCGTGACGAACTCGTCGGCGAGCTCGTCGGCGAAGCCATGACGAAGGTCGGCACCGACGGCGTCGTGACGGTCGAGGAATCCTCGACGCTGAACACCGAACTCGAGGTCACCGAGGGCGTCGGCTTCGACAAGGGCTTCATCTCGGCCTACTTCGTCACCGACTTCGACTCGCAGGAAGCAGTCCTCGAGGATGCCCTCGTGCTGCTGCACCGCGAGAAGATCAGCTCGCTTCCCGACCTGCTGCCGCTGCTGGAGAAGGTCGCCGAGGCCGGCAAGCCGCTGCTGATCGTCGCCGAAGATGTTGAGGGCGAAGCGCTTTCGACCCTCGTGGTCAATGCGATCCGCAAGACGCTGAAGGCCGTCGCGGTCAAGGCGCCGTTCTTCGGCGATCGCCGCAAGGCATTCCTCGACGATCTGGCGGTCGTCACCGGCGGCCAGGTGGTCAACCCCGACGTCGGCCTGGTCCTGCGCGAGGTCGGCCTCGAGGTGCTCGGCACGGCGCGTCGCGTCGTCGTCGACAAGGACAGCACCGTGATCGTCGACGGCGGCGGCACCCAGGACGCGATCGAGGGCCGCAAGGGTCAGCTGCGTGCCGAGATCGAGGTCTCCGACTCCGATTGGGACCGCGAGAAGCTCGAAGAGCGGCTGGCGAAGCTCGCCGGTGGCGTCGCGGTGATCAAGGTCGGCGCGGCCACCGAGACGGATCTGAAGAAGCGCAAGGAAGCCGTCGAGGATGCCGTGGCTGCGGCCAAGGCCGCGGTCGAGGAGGGCATCGTCATCGGTGGCGGTGCGGCCCTGGTGCATGCCGGCAGCGCGCTCGACTCCCTGCGGTCCGAGCTCAAGGGCGACGAGCTGCTCGGTGTCGAGGTGTTCGCCTCCGCACTGTCCTCGCCGCTGTACTGGATCGCCACCAACGCCGGACTCGACGGTGCCGTCGTGGTCAACAAGGTCTCCGAACTCCCCGCGGGACAGGGCTTCAACGCCGCCACGCTGGAGTACGGCGACCTGATCGCCGACGGTGTCATCGACCCCGTGAAGGTGACGCGCTCCGCAGTGGTCAACGCGGCGTCGGTGGCCCGCATGGTGCTCACCACCGAGACCGCAGTTGTCGAGAAGCCTGCCGAGGCGGAGGACGACGGCCACGGCCACGGTCACGGCCATCACCACCACTAG
- a CDS encoding PASTA domain-containing protein has product MCVNAVACSSSEPPAEEPGFVMPSLVGQYWTDAYPELVNEGWSGTLEKLPSSAAGPENSNRIIMQDPPAGTRIDSETVITLRFGA; this is encoded by the coding sequence ATGTGCGTCAATGCGGTTGCGTGCTCTTCATCTGAGCCGCCCGCTGAAGAACCGGGATTTGTCATGCCATCGTTAGTGGGCCAGTACTGGACGGATGCCTATCCTGAGCTAGTAAATGAGGGGTGGTCTGGAACGTTGGAGAAATTACCTAGCTCTGCTGCTGGACCCGAGAATTCGAATCGAATAATCATGCAAGACCCCCCCGCTGGCACCCGGATAGACAGTGAAACTGTAATAACACTCCGTTTCGGGGCTTAG